The Gloeomargarita lithophora Alchichica-D10 genomic sequence ACTGGTGCTACAGTAAATAATTTGGCTATCCAGAGTCTTAAACTGAATTTTTGGTTCTGCTCCACCAACACGAGTTATTTCTCCATAAATACTTGTTTCTCCTGACAAGGGATAAATATCAGGTATCTGAGTTTCAGGAGTAAGAACAGCCAATGATTCTAATCTGCCATTCTGTGTAAAGAACTCAGCATTGCATTGATGTCGTCGTGTAAAAGCGGATAGTTTTCTTAAAGAATTGATGGCACCACTTGGTAATACACCAAAATCATTCTCTGTTATCGATCTTGTAATTCGACGGGTAGCAGGCAAAGTCAGTTCTGCTAAATTTGGAGAAAACTCTAAACCAATACTCCCTTGTCGAATACTTTTTAAGCCAATTACTATAGTCTCTTTTCTCAGATCTGGGTGGTCACGAATCACCATAGAGGCTATCATATCCTCAACAGATTCAATGACTTCCGCAATCTCCTTAGATCGAATCTTGCCTGGCGACATACCTTCACCAGTCAGCAATATCTCTACAGTTACATCGTGAGCCATAAATGATCTCACCACCTTCAAGCATAAGAAGATCTTATTATCTTATCATGCTTGAGAACGAAGATAGCTGCTATTTCAACTTTTTTCAACTATTTCGTGTAAGTCACGTTGCTGCGAGTCCCAAGCAGCCCAACAATGCGTTGGTGCGGACGGAACAGAGGTTATCGGTGAGTATCAAAGGTTACTTGCCGCCGCACAACTTCACCGTTATGCCGAAGCCGAAAAGTTCGTTTAAGTGGCTTGTTCCCAGCCGATATTAGGCAGGCAAAGATTGTTGGCTTCGGCGATCGCTGTCGCCGAGGGTAAGCCGTTCAAGTATAATAATTTGTTGGAGTGGATATAATTTGTGATGAGTGAGCGGCGATCGCTATCCCACACGGCAAGCCGTTCGCTTGCTGCTCCATTCAGCCATTATCCATCAGCACTTGCAACCGAATTTTCAGAATGACGAGTATCCAACAACGTGCCGCCTTACAACGCCAAATCTGGCAGATCGCCAATGATGTGCGTGGCTCAGTTGATGGCTGGGACTTTAAGCAATATGTACTTGGTACGCTGTTTTATCGGTTTATCAGTGAAAACTTTACTAGCTATATCGAAGCAGGTGATGACAGCATCAACTATGCCAAGTTGACCGATGACATTATTACCGATGACATCAAAGAGGATGCCGTTAAAACCAAAGGCTACTTTATTTACCCAAGTCAGCTATTTGCCAATGTCGTCGCCAGTGCCAATACCAACGAAAGTCTGAATACCGACCTCGCTAAGATTTTTGCGGCGATCGAAAGCTCTGCCAATGGCTATCCTTCTGAAATGGACATCAAGGGGCTGTTTGCCGACTTTGACACCACCAGCAACCGCCTCGGCAACACGGTTAAAGATAAAAACCTACGCTTGGCGGCGGTACTAAAAGGTGTAGCAGGGCTAGATTTTGGTGACTTTGAAGGTAGCCATATCGATCTGTTTGGGGATGCCTATGAGTTTTTGATCTCCAACTATGCCGCCAATGCTGGTAAATCAGGGGGCGAGTTTTTTACGCCGCAGTATGTCTCGCGGTTAATTGCCCAGCTTGCCATGCACCAGCAAACCGGTGTCAACAAAATTTATGATCCCGCCTGTGGTTCGGGTTCCCTGCTCTTGCAAGCCAAAAAGCATTTTGACGCTCATCTCATTGAAGAAGGTTTTTACGGGCAGGAGATTAACCACACCACCTATAACTTGGCGCGGATGAATATGTTTTTGCATAACATCAATTACGACAAGTTCAATATGCAGTTGGGCAATACGCTGACTGAACCGCATTTTGCCGATGAAAAGCCCTTTGATGCGATCGTCTCTAATCCGCCCTATTCGGTGAACTGGATTGGTAGT encodes the following:
- a CDS encoding type I restriction-modification system subunit M, encoding MTSIQQRAALQRQIWQIANDVRGSVDGWDFKQYVLGTLFYRFISENFTSYIEAGDDSINYAKLTDDIITDDIKEDAVKTKGYFIYPSQLFANVVASANTNESLNTDLAKIFAAIESSANGYPSEMDIKGLFADFDTTSNRLGNTVKDKNLRLAAVLKGVAGLDFGDFEGSHIDLFGDAYEFLISNYAANAGKSGGEFFTPQYVSRLIAQLAMHQQTGVNKIYDPACGSGSLLLQAKKHFDAHLIEEGFYGQEINHTTYNLARMNMFLHNINYDKFNMQLGNTLTEPHFADEKPFDAIVSNPPYSVNWIGSDDPTLINDDRFAPAGVLAPKSKADFAFVLHCLSYLSSKGRAAIVCFPGIFYRGGAEAQIRKYLVDNNYVETVIALAPNLFFGTTIAVTILVLSKRKHDTATQFIDASGLFKKETNNNTLTDDHIAAIMGVFDSKENVAHFARSVTLEEIAANDYNLSVSSYVEAKDTREVVDINALNAKLKTTVAKIDRLRAEIDAIVAEIEA